The Opitutales bacterium ASA1 genome window below encodes:
- a CDS encoding CHAT domain-containing protein, giving the protein MTVSRIDVDDTEATLLATFEALPDRASRISWLTNLQPLAERLHALLAATAPLCPVDAAKASELLSAIADVADTSGLRELAARSRYAAAQAFAINGRFEHALHLIHAARDTFAALGCSRDVLRTNIGRVNVLAELGRYAEALSAANEVVEAVAALPTPSRDDQLLAALAWLNTGSCHWHMSAHSSALAAFAAAETIFRHIGALEHLPAVANNRGLVLLEIGRVHEAVLAFRETARAAAESDNPVKRGQALANIARAYTLLGEYQRALATFAEARPLLAGHVATDEAIVLRETADLYLALNLHDEARLAYEESVLRLRSIGARPHLAWALWGAGALAAACGDHELATRTLAEAADLFSTLDNAVSVSGVLLETAGILLATGNRVLAAAEANRALALVAHADLPAHQAFAHLRIAETLWPDIAKAEPHLLEAGILASRAALPQLLFRSNLQTGRLRRAQLRFGEARRDFENAIAQLERLRGGIVHETLRVSFMGDKDDAYQELTTLLIELEEPAAALAVAERAKSRSLADRLCGLVDSASSEPFESHRGSSLRAELNAVYGRLLGEENTTPAARETLQAHARALEADLQRLPLLHPGRESTTDSATPLSWQQIRTLLPTDLTVVEYFTAGQEILAFVFDRDGVRTVRHLGTTAAVAELAARLVVQLERCQMRDPVTVRHEASLAASCRRVLRELHALLIQPLRHLLPPGTLHSPARLAIVPHGILHRLPFHAFCDSDDRYLVDDYEISYAPSATVLALHAARPSRALDEATLVGCSTPHLPSITAEIEALRKRFPHARVLLDQSAELSNVRLQSQRRDIVHFACHGTFRDDNPLYSALELADGWLTAADLLTLDLEDAFVTLSACESGRSRVTGGDELIGLARAALLAGAATVVVSGWRVEDATTARLMDALYAGIAAGQSRTASLREAQLGIRSHLPHPWHWAAFFICGKR; this is encoded by the coding sequence ATGACCGTGTCTCGAATCGACGTCGACGACACCGAGGCCACGCTGCTCGCGACATTCGAAGCCCTCCCCGATCGCGCGTCCCGCATCTCCTGGCTGACGAACCTGCAACCTCTCGCGGAGCGACTCCACGCACTGCTCGCCGCGACGGCCCCCCTCTGTCCCGTCGACGCCGCGAAGGCCTCCGAGCTTCTTTCCGCCATCGCCGACGTCGCCGACACATCCGGCCTCCGAGAACTCGCGGCCCGCTCCCGCTACGCCGCGGCCCAAGCGTTCGCCATCAATGGCCGATTCGAACACGCGCTCCACCTCATCCATGCCGCGCGCGACACCTTCGCCGCACTCGGATGCAGCCGCGACGTCCTCCGCACCAACATCGGTCGCGTCAACGTCCTCGCCGAGCTCGGGCGATACGCCGAAGCACTCTCCGCCGCCAACGAAGTGGTCGAAGCCGTCGCCGCCCTGCCCACGCCTTCTCGCGACGACCAACTCCTCGCCGCCCTCGCTTGGCTCAACACCGGCTCGTGCCATTGGCACATGTCCGCCCACAGCTCCGCTCTTGCTGCCTTCGCCGCCGCCGAAACCATCTTTCGGCACATCGGCGCGCTCGAACACCTACCAGCCGTCGCCAACAACCGCGGCCTCGTCCTGCTCGAAATCGGGCGCGTCCACGAAGCCGTTCTCGCCTTCAGAGAGACCGCACGCGCCGCCGCAGAATCGGACAACCCCGTGAAGCGAGGCCAAGCCCTCGCCAACATCGCGCGGGCCTACACCCTCCTCGGCGAATATCAACGCGCACTCGCCACCTTCGCCGAAGCCCGCCCTCTCCTCGCCGGACACGTCGCCACCGACGAAGCCATCGTCCTTCGCGAAACCGCCGATCTCTACCTCGCTCTCAACCTCCACGACGAAGCCCGCCTCGCCTACGAAGAATCGGTCTTGCGCCTGCGCTCGATCGGCGCGCGCCCACATCTCGCGTGGGCGCTCTGGGGGGCCGGTGCCCTCGCCGCCGCGTGTGGCGACCATGAACTCGCCACACGCACACTCGCCGAAGCCGCCGACTTGTTCAGCACCTTGGACAACGCCGTCTCCGTATCGGGCGTGCTCTTGGAAACCGCCGGTATCCTTCTCGCCACCGGCAACCGCGTCCTCGCGGCCGCCGAGGCAAACCGCGCCCTCGCCCTCGTCGCGCATGCCGACCTGCCGGCGCACCAGGCATTCGCCCACCTACGCATCGCCGAAACACTCTGGCCCGACATCGCCAAGGCCGAGCCCCACCTCCTCGAAGCGGGCATTCTCGCCTCGCGCGCCGCCCTGCCCCAGCTGCTCTTTCGCTCCAACCTCCAGACCGGCCGACTCAGACGCGCGCAACTCCGCTTCGGGGAAGCGCGCAGAGACTTCGAGAACGCCATCGCACAACTCGAGCGCCTGCGCGGTGGCATCGTTCACGAGACCCTTCGAGTGTCCTTCATGGGCGACAAGGACGACGCCTACCAAGAGCTCACCACCCTCCTCATCGAACTCGAGGAACCCGCCGCCGCCCTCGCCGTCGCCGAACGCGCCAAGTCGCGTTCCCTCGCCGACCGCCTCTGCGGCCTCGTCGACTCGGCTTCGTCCGAGCCCTTCGAGTCGCATCGCGGCTCATCCCTTCGAGCCGAACTCAACGCCGTCTATGGTCGCCTGCTCGGCGAAGAGAACACGACGCCGGCCGCACGAGAAACGCTTCAAGCTCACGCCCGCGCGCTCGAGGCCGACCTGCAACGCCTTCCCCTCCTCCACCCGGGCCGCGAATCCACGACGGACTCGGCGACACCTCTTTCTTGGCAACAGATCCGCACTCTGCTCCCCACCGACCTCACCGTCGTCGAGTACTTCACCGCCGGCCAGGAAATCCTCGCCTTCGTCTTCGACCGCGACGGCGTCCGGACCGTCCGGCACCTCGGTACCACCGCCGCCGTCGCCGAACTCGCCGCTCGCCTCGTCGTCCAACTAGAGCGTTGCCAGATGCGCGACCCCGTCACGGTTCGCCACGAAGCAAGCCTCGCCGCCTCCTGCCGACGCGTCCTGCGCGAGTTGCACGCCCTTCTCATCCAACCTCTTCGACACCTCCTCCCACCCGGAACCCTCCACAGCCCGGCACGTCTCGCAATCGTTCCGCACGGCATCCTTCACCGCCTTCCCTTCCACGCCTTCTGCGACTCCGACGACCGTTACCTCGTCGACGACTACGAGATCTCCTACGCCCCGAGCGCCACTGTTCTCGCTCTCCACGCCGCCCGCCCCTCCCGAGCCCTCGACGAGGCCACACTCGTCGGCTGCAGCACACCTCACCTGCCCTCCATCACCGCCGAAATCGAGGCCCTCCGGAAACGCTTCCCGCACGCGCGCGTCCTCCTCGATCAATCCGCCGAACTCTCCAACGTCCGGCTCCAATCCCAACGACGCGACATCGTCCACTTCGCCTGCCATGGGACGTTCCGCGACGACAATCCTCTCTACTCCGCCTTGGAGCTCGCCGACGGCTGGCTCACCGCTGCCGATCTCCTCACCCTCGATCTCGAAGACGCCTTCGTCACCCTCAGTGCCTGCGAATCGGGAAGAAGCCGTGTCACCGGAGGCGACGAATTGATCGGCCTCGCCCGCGCCGCCCTCCTCGCCGGAGCCGCCACTGTCGTCGTGAGCGGATGGCGCGTCGAGGACGCTACGACCGCCCGTCTCATGGACGCCCTCTACGCCGGCATCGCAGCCGGCCAAAGCCGCACGGCCTCCTTGCGCGAAGCGCAACTCGGCATTCGCTCCCACCTGCCGCATCCGTGGCACTGGGCCGCTTTCTTCATCTGCGGAAAACGATGA
- a CDS encoding ABC transporter substrate-binding protein: protein MIAALSSLAGGGCERRDSGAAPDTFVFARGSDAQKLDPADVDDGESVNTLTQICEGLVRFKSGTLEIEPCLAESWEISEDGLRYTFRLRSGVVFHDGTPLDAEAAAWSFRRQMDPAHPGHLPDASFQYWNYLYQDIVEVRVVDDATLEFRLAQPNATILASLAVFPAFLVSPNALATHGEAFARHPVGTGPYRFTRWTPNQTITLEANPNYWDRARPPGFSRLVLKVVPENSVRLLELRAGRVHGLDGVSPAELAALERDERFVVHRESGLNVGYLVWNQKRERWREPEARLAVALAIDRERLAALALEGAGRAAACPLPPGFLGYPENPDAVPYDPVRAADLVARHAALFAEPVRLQVMTAPRPFLPDPVKAASFVRAQLEAVGIPTEIVARDFKSHLDSLRNFDFDAAIIGWIGDNGDPDNFLSTFFASWATEPGSASNYSDYRSEEMDALLRAGRRTTDPAERARIYEDAVALARRDLPILPLVHGDNVAVMRREVSGFRVQMTGDVRLGPIGWGSTGETNVENP, encoded by the coding sequence GTGATCGCCGCTCTGTCGTCGCTCGCGGGCGGTGGGTGCGAGCGGAGGGATTCCGGTGCCGCGCCGGACACGTTCGTCTTCGCGCGCGGGAGCGATGCGCAGAAGCTCGATCCGGCGGATGTCGACGACGGCGAGTCGGTCAACACGCTCACGCAGATCTGCGAGGGGTTGGTGCGCTTCAAGAGCGGTACGTTGGAGATCGAGCCGTGCTTGGCGGAGAGTTGGGAAATCTCCGAAGACGGCTTGCGCTACACCTTCCGGCTGCGTTCGGGCGTCGTCTTCCACGACGGCACACCGCTCGACGCGGAAGCGGCCGCGTGGTCTTTCCGGCGACAGATGGACCCGGCGCACCCCGGGCATCTGCCCGACGCGAGTTTCCAGTATTGGAACTACCTCTACCAGGACATCGTGGAGGTGCGGGTGGTGGACGACGCGACCTTGGAGTTCCGCCTCGCCCAGCCCAACGCGACGATCCTGGCGTCGCTGGCGGTCTTTCCGGCGTTTCTCGTCAGTCCGAACGCGTTGGCGACGCACGGCGAAGCCTTCGCGCGCCATCCGGTCGGCACGGGGCCTTACCGCTTCACCCGTTGGACGCCGAACCAGACCATCACGCTGGAGGCGAATCCGAACTACTGGGACCGGGCGCGACCACCCGGCTTTTCCCGACTCGTGCTGAAGGTCGTACCCGAAAACTCGGTACGGTTGCTCGAGTTGCGCGCGGGTCGCGTGCACGGGCTGGACGGCGTGTCTCCGGCGGAGCTGGCGGCGTTGGAGCGCGACGAGCGTTTCGTCGTGCACCGCGAGAGCGGGTTGAACGTCGGGTACCTCGTGTGGAACCAGAAGCGGGAGCGTTGGCGCGAGCCGGAAGCGAGGTTGGCGGTCGCGCTCGCGATCGACCGCGAACGGCTCGCGGCGCTGGCGCTGGAGGGTGCGGGACGGGCGGCGGCGTGCCCGTTGCCACCGGGATTCCTCGGGTATCCGGAAAATCCCGACGCAGTGCCGTACGATCCGGTACGGGCGGCGGATCTGGTGGCCCGGCACGCCGCGCTCTTCGCGGAGCCGGTGCGACTCCAGGTGATGACGGCCCCACGACCGTTCCTGCCCGATCCGGTGAAGGCGGCCTCCTTCGTGCGCGCGCAGCTCGAGGCGGTGGGCATTCCGACGGAGATCGTGGCACGCGATTTCAAGAGCCACCTCGACAGCCTGCGCAACTTCGACTTCGACGCGGCGATCATCGGCTGGATCGGCGACAACGGGGATCCGGACAACTTCCTGAGCACCTTCTTCGCGAGTTGGGCGACCGAGCCCGGCAGCGCGAGCAACTACTCGGACTACCGCAGCGAGGAGATGGATGCGCTGCTCCGGGCGGGGCGTCGCACGACCGATCCGGCGGAGCGCGCACGCATCTACGAGGACGCGGTCGCGTTGGCGCGGCGAGACCTGCCGATCCTGCCGCTGGTGCACGGCGACAACGTGGCGGTCATGCGTCGCGAGGTATCCGGATTCCGGGTACAGATGACGGGCGACGTGCGTCTGGGACCGATCGGTTGGGGATCCACGGGAGAGACGAACGTCGAAAACCCGTGA